CCCGTCGCCCGCGTCACCGTGGCCGACGGCGGGGAACCGGTGGCGCTGCCGCTGGGCGGCGGTGCCGGACTGGTTGTGTACGTTGGACACAACGGACTCATGGATCTCCGCGTTGATCCGCCGCAGCGGCGGGATGCGCGTCGGCGCGAGGCGATGGTGCTGGCCTGCGCCAGCCGCGGATATTTCCGCGAGCCGCTCCGGCGGGCCTGCGCAACGGCGCGCCTCTGGACCACCGGCCTGCTGGCACCCGAAGCGTACGTTCTGGAGGCGGCGGTGGCGGGCTGGATCGCGGGGGAGAGCGCAGCGGCGATCCGCGAACGCGCGGCCCGGGCGTATCACTGCCATCAGCGCTGCGGCCTCGCCGCCGCCCGGCGGCTGTTCGCCGCGGAAGAAGCGGCGAATGGGGAAGGTGAGAATCGGTGATTCGGGGAATGGAGGAATAGGTGAATCGTTACGAGGATCTGGGTTCTGTGATCCAGTGCCCTGAACCTAGGTTTCAGGTCTGAATTTTGATGTCCGATGATCGGAAACAAACCTCGATCACGATTACGATTACAAGCACGAATCCAACTCCATTCACCAATTACTGTTCATTGTTCACTCCTGTCTCCCTCACTCTTGCTCCGAACTTCCAACAGGGAGAATTCTCAACCACCGTGGCCGATATCCTTGACAAGTTCAGGGTGCAGTCCGTAAGATATTTGGGATTCCGTGGAATGGTGGTGGCATGACCGGACCCCGCACACCCCGGCGAATGGCATCCCCGGCGAAAGCCGCGGGTGATTGCGCGCAATTGCTCCGCCGCGGCCGCCTGGCCGATTGCTACGAGCTGCTCCCGCAGCTCGGTGTGACCAAGGATTGCCGGGCGCTGCCCGTGCTCCGCAAACTGCTGACGTGCGGCGAGCGCACCCGCGAGGAGATGGCCGTCTGCGGGCTGGCCGCCTTGGGTGACCCGGCGGCGATTCCGTGGCTCCTGCGCAAGATCAGCCACCCGGCCATTCGGCGGGGCGCCGGTTCCCAGCGCCTTCAGACCGCGGTGCTCGACGCCATCGGTGAGATCGGCGACGACGCCGCCACGCCGGGCTTGATGCGGCTGTTTCAACGCGAGATTCACGGCGACACGTTTCGGCGGAAGCGTCGGTTGATCATCATCGACGTGCTGGGCCTCATCGCCCAGCAGGGCGGGAACCAGGCGCTGAATGAACTGGCAACACTGATGGAGCATCCGGATTTCTGCTTCCGGGCGCAGGCCATCTCCGCAATCGCCGGCGCGTTCTTCAACCGGCCCAATGAAATTCCGGGGGAAATATTCGAAAGGTTGCTGGCCCGTTTCCGGGACAGCAACCTTTATGTTCAGAACGCCCTCATCGGGGCACTGGAAAGTCTGGCCGACGTGGGCTGCCGGCGCGCGGCCGCCCTATTTAACTAGCTTCTTCAACTCCGGGAGCATCTGTTTGGCCATCGCGGCATAGCTGCCGCTGGGGTCCAGCTTCAGGTAGGTCTCCAGCGACTGGATGGCACCCGCGTAATCACCCTTGTTGATGAGGCACATGCCCAGCTGGTAGTGCGCAGCGGCGTAGTTGGCGTTGGCCGCGAGGCATTTACGGAAGGCGTCGATGGCGTCGTCGTTTTTGCCGGCGTTGACCATCACCACGCCCACATTGTAGTAGTTGACGTCGGAGTGGGCCGGATCGGCCTGGATCGCCTTCTCGAACGAGGCCTTGGCTTCGGGGATCATCCCCTTCTTGACATAGGCGTTGCCCAAATTGGTGAGCATGTTGGCGTCGGTGGGATTGAGCGCCAGCGCCTTGGTGTAGGTTTCGATGGCCAGGTCGTGGCTGCCCTTGGCGTAATAGCAGTCGGCCAGATGGCCCAGGATGTTGGGCTGGTTGGGATCCTTGACCAGGGCGTCCTGCAACTTGGCGATGGCCGCGTCGTACTGGCCCGCATCCTTGAGCTGGATGCCCTCGTCGAACAGCTTCTTCACCTCGCCGGTGACCTTCTTGATCTCCTCGATCTTGTCCTTGTTGGCTTCGTATTCCGCCCGCTGCTTTTCGATCTCGATCCGCTGCTCGTCGGTCAATTCGGACGCCAGGATGCCCTCGCCTGGCTGCAGCTCGAAATTTTCCACCCGCTCGTCACCGACGGGGGGATGAGCGATATCGGGAAATTCCTGCGGGATGTACCCCTTCACCTTGACCTTCATGTGATAGTGCCCGAGAGGAAGCCGATACAGGTACTCGCCTTCCTTGTTGGTCTTCATCGAGTACAATCGGTTCATCGCCTTGTCCCGCAAAGAGATTTCGACGCCCTCGATGGGCTGCTTGGTTGTGGCGTCGACGATTTTGCCCTTGATCAGCCAGGTCGGGATGGCCTGGAGGTTGACGCTCCCGACGGCCAGACAGAAGACCGCAACAAGCGCCACGGCCAGCAAGGTTTTCACCGCTTTCATGGAATCCTCCTTATCCTCAGTCCTCAAGTTGGGCATTATACAACCTCTCTATAATCGTACACCATCGTTTTTATACGGGATCGGGTCCGCGGCCCCCGCCTCGCGGAAACCCCGGAGGCGCAGGGCGCAGCTGTCGCAGCGCCCGCAGGCGGCATCGCTGTCGCAGTAACACGACCAGGTGAACTGGAAGGGCGTCCCGAGTTCCAGCCCCCGCCGGACGATCGCCGACTTGCGCAGGTGGAGCACCGGCGTGACCACCTCGATCCGGGTCTCGGGGCGGGTGCCGGTTCGGACCAGTTCCTGAAACGCGCGGTAGAACTCGGGCCGGCAATCGGGGTAACCGGAACCGTCTTCGGCCACGGCGCCGAAGTAGACGGCCTCGGCTCCGAGCGCCTCGGCCCAGCTCACCGCGGCGGAAAGGATCTGGGCGTTACGGAACGGCACGTACGAGGACGGGATGCGCCGGCGGGTCAAGTCGGCGGGTTCCACCGGGATGCGCGTGTCCACGAGCGACGAGCCGCCGATGCGGGCCAGGTGGGGCAGCTCGGCGACGAGTCGCTCCCGGGCGCCGAAGTGGTCGCAGAGGCGCTGGAAACAAGCCAGCTCCTTGGCCTCGGTGCGCTGGCCATAGTTGACGTGAAGAAAATAGAGAGCGTCGGAATCCCGGGCCGCCTCGGCGGCGGTGACGGCACTATCCATCCCACCGCTCACGCAGGTGACAGTGGCGCGGTACTTAGCCATCGCTCGCCTCCAGGTAGGCGGCGGAGCAGCCGCGGCTCTCGAACACGGTCACCCGCCAGACCCGGCAGTGGTCCGTGTTGACGAGACGTCCCAGCTCGCGGTGGATGTAGCGGGCGACGTTTTCGGCCGAGGGGTTGTCTGTGGCGAAGGCAGGCAGCTCGTTGAGCAGGGTGTGGTCCAGTTGCTCCAGCACCCGGTCGGCCGCCGCGCGCAGCTCGGTGAAGTCCATGCCGATCCCGGCCGTGTCCAGTTCCCGGCACCGCACCGTGATCTCCACTTCCCAGTTGTGGCCGTGCAGGCGTTCGCACTTGCCCCGGTACTGGCGCAACTGGTGCGCGGCTGAAAAATCGGTTCGGATTGTCAGTTCCCACAGGGCCATGCCATGCTCCTTTCACACGGATAAGATGGACCGAAGACGCGGAGGTTTCAAGCCACGGTTCCGGAGGCGCCGATTCGCGCCCCGCCATGACGAGTCTAGACGGGCAGAGGCAGGGCGCGGTCGGCGATGAGCTGCGCGGCGGCGGCGATGTCGACGCTCAGGTTGCGGTCGCGGTCCATGAATGAAACCGTCTTGCGCAGCGCGCCCAGAACGGCCTCCAGCGTGTCGGACGACCGCAGCGGGCGGCGAAACTCCAGCGCTTGGGCGGCGGCGAGCAGCTCGATGGCCAGTACGGTGCGCACGTTCTCCGTGACCTGTCGCAGCTTGAGCGCCGCGGTCATGCCCAGCGAGACGTGATCCTCCTTGTTGGCGCTGGTGGGCAGCGAGTCCACCGAGGCGGGGTGGGCGAGGATCTTGTTCTCGGCCACCAGCGACACGGCGGTCAGCTGGGCGATCATGAAGCCGGAGTTCAGGCCCGGCTCGCGGGCGAGGAACGCCGGCAGGCCACTCAGGTCCGGGTTGATCAGCCGCTCGAGGCGGCGCTCGGAGATGCTGGCCAGCTCGGCGGCGGCGATGGCGAGAAAGTCCAGGGCGAAGGCCACCGGCTCGCCGTGGAAATTGCCGCCGGACAGGACCGCGGCGTCGGCGGCGAAGACGAGCGGATTGTCGGTCGCCGCATTGATCTCGCGCGCCAGCACGGCCCGGGCGTGATCGAGGGTGTCCTGCACCGCGCCGTGCACCTGGGGGATGCAGCGCAGCGAATAGGCGTCCTGGACCTTGTCACAGTCCAGATGCGAGAGGCGGATCTCGCTGCCGGCCATGAGGGCGGCGATCTCCGCGGCGGCCCGCACCTGGCCCGGGTGCGGCCGGACGGCCTGGATGCGCGGATCGAATGCCGTGTCGGTGCCGACGAGGGCGTCGGTGGTCATGGCGGCGACCACGGCGGCGCTCCGGAGCAGATAGTCGATCTCATCGGCCAGGAGGCAGCCGATGGCGGACATGAAGTGGGTGCCGTTGAGCACCGCCAGACCCTCCTTGGCCTGGAACGTCACGGGGGCGATACCGGCCTCGCGGAGCGCCTCACCGCCGGGCATCACCCGTCCCTTGTATCGTGCTTCGCCTTCACCCATGAGCACCAGCGCCAGGTGCGCCGACGGGGCCAGATCGCCGCTGGCGCCCACGGACCCTTTCTCCGGGATCACCGGCAGGATGTCGCGAGCCAGCATGCTGAGCAGGGTGTCCACCACCACCGGCCGGACCCCGGAGAATCCCTTGGCCATCACATTGGCGCGGATCAGCAGCGCCGCCCGCGTTTCCTCGGGACTCAACGGCCGGCCGGTGCCGGCAGCGTGGGAGCGGATCAGGTTGGCCTGCAACGCCTCGAGCTGGTCCACGCTGATCCGGACCTGGCTGAGCTTGCCGAAGCCGGTGGTGATGCCGTAGACCACCCGGTCTTCGGCGACGCAGGCGTCTACGACGGCGCGCGCCCGCTCCACTTTGCCGCGGACCGCCGCGGGCCAGCTCACGGAGCGGCGGCGGCGGGCCGCGTCGCACACGTCGGAGAGGGTGAGGTGTTCGCCGTCGATGAGGATGGGCTGAGGGATCACGATTTCTCTCCTTCGGGTTTGGGCGGGGGTTGTTTCTCGCCGTCGGGGTTCGGCGGCGGCGGGGGATCGCCCGCGGGCGGCGGGGGCGGCGGCGCCAGGTACTCGGTGTCCTCGTCGAACTTGACGAGCTTGACGTCGCCCGCATCGGTCTGCACCAGGATGACGGCCCCGCCGTCGCGCAGCCGCTGGTTGATGAAGCCGCCCTCGTCCTTGAGCTGAGGCACTACCTCGACCTCCTTGTCGTCGATGGTGAACGGGGGATAGTCGACGGTAGGTTTGCCCAGCAGGGTGATGAGACTCAGGTCAGCGTGATAGAACGTCGGCAGATAGACGCTCACGTTGCCCTTCTTGGTCTTGGCCTGAAACGAATGGCCTTCGAACCGTTGGCCGACGAACTGGACCATGATGTCGCCGTTGTCCGTCTCGGCCGAGACGTAGCCGCTGAGGTTCACCAGCGCCAGGTAGCCCGTCAGGGTGTCGGCCTCGAGCCAACCGTTCACGCCGCGGACACTGATGAAGCCCCGGTTGGATTTGATCGTGATGTCGGTGCGGTGCTTCGGGACGGTGATCCGATAGTCGATCTTGCCCAGGCGGAACTCCTTCGGGTGGTCGGTCGCGATGACCATTTCGGCCTCGTTGCGCGAGAAGACCGGCTTGATCTTCTCGATGTTTGCCATCATATCGTCGTTGCGGTAGCCCCAGGCGGTGACGACGCCCTCCACCAGGACCTGCGGCTTGTCCCAGCCCTGGATTTCGATGTTGCCCATGAACCCGGTGCTGATGTTCATCCGGCCGCCGGGGTAGAAGCGGAACCCGCGCTGGAACTGCTTCTCCACTCGCATCAAGTGGGCGTAGTCCGGCAGCGGCGGCTCTTTTTTCTTGCCGCCCAGCGCGAGAACGGTGAAACCCGCCAGCAGCACGACGGTCCAGAATGCGAATCGTTTCATGCGATGTGTCCTCCCAGGATGGCCGCGAGGATCTCGCGGCCGCCTTCGTCGAGCAGGTGTCCGGCCACTGCCTGTCCCAGCCGGGCCGCGGCCGCCGGTTCGGCGGGTGCGTCAGCCTCGTGCCGCAGGACGCGGCGGCCGTCCAGCGTCGCGATCAGCCCGGTCAGGCGGAGCCGCCCGCCGTCCAGCGTCGCGTGGGCCGCCATGGGAACCTGGCAGCCGCCTTCCAGCACGGCCAGAAACGCCCGCTCCGCCGTCACCGCCAGGTCGGTAGGCGGGTGGTGGACGGCGGCCAGCAGATCGCGGATGGCCGTGTCATCGGCGCGGCACTCCAACGCCAGCGCGCCCTGGCCCACGGCGGGGACCATCTCCGCCACCGGGATCCGCGCAGTGATCTCGCCGGCCAGCCCCAGCCGGATGAGCCCGGCGGCGGCGAGGATGATCGCGTCGTACCGGCCGTCGCGCAGCTTGCGCAGGCGCGTGTCCACGTTGCCGCGCAGATCCTCCACGGCCAGGTCGGGCCGGCGGTGCAGCAGCTGCGCCCGGCGACGCAGGGAGCTCGTGCCCACGCACGCCCCGGCGGGCAGCGCGGCGATGCTGGCGGCGGCGGGGGAGACCAGGGCGTCGCCGGCCTCCACCCGGGCCGGTACCGCGCCGAGGACCAGGCTGTCCGGGAGCCGGGCCGGCATATCCTTGAGCGAGTGCACCGCCAGATCCGCCTCGCCGCTGAGGAGCGCTTGCTCGATTTCCTTCGTGAACAGCCCCTTGTCGCCGATCTTCGCCAGCGGCGTGTCCAGGATCACATCGCCTTTGGTCTGGATGACCACGATTTCAAACGCCGCCTCCGGATGGCGCTCCGCCAGCGTCCCGACCACGTGCCGGGTCTGAGCCAAGGCCAGCCGGCTTCCGCGGGAGCCCACGCGGATGATGCAACGCGCGTCAGCTTTCATGCGCCTCCGAGTCCGCCGGCGGGTGCTCCAGATCGAACAGCCGGTTGAGCACCTCGCTGCAGCGGAGTTTGTCGGATTCGTCGGGGAGTTCCTTCAGCCGGGTGACGGGCGCGTGCAGCAGCTTGTTCATGAACGCCCGGGTGACGCGCTCGGCCAGCTCGCGCTCCTGGGGCGGAGCATGCCGATAGCCGTCCAGCTCCCGACGGCGGATGCTTTCAAATCTATCGCGCAGGGCGACGATGGTGGGCGTCACGTCCAGTGACCCCAGCCAGCGGGTGAACGCATCCAGCTCTTCCTGGATCAGAAGGCGGACCTTGTCCACCTCGGCTTCCCGCTTGCGCCGGTTGGCATCGACGATCCCCTCGAGGTCGTCGATGTCATAGAGGAACACCCCTGCCAGGTCGCCCACCGCCGGCTCGATGTCGCGGGGAATGGCGATGTCCACGAGCAGGATCTCCCGGCGCCGGGCGGCCACCGTCTCGCGAAAGGGACCGGCTTGGATCACGAAGCCGGGCGCCGCAGTGGCCGAGACCACGATGTCGGACTGGGCCAGGGTGGCGTACAGCTCCTCGATGGGCACCGGGATGCCGGTCAGCTCCCGGGCCAGCTCCACCGACCGTTCGAAGGTTCGGTTCAGCAGGTAGAGCCGATGCACGCCGTGGGCCTGCAGGTGCCGCGCGCAGAGCGCACCCATTTCGCCTACGCCGATGAGGGCGGCCGTCTTGTGCTCGAAGCCGCCGAAGATCTTCCGCGCCAGCTCCACCGCGGCGAAGCTCACTGAAACGGCGCCTTGGCCGATCTCGGTCTCTTCCCGGGCCCGCTTGCCCGCGTGGATCGCGGTCCGAAGCAACCGCTCCGTCACCGTGCCCAGCAGCTGGTGCCGGCGGGCCTTGTCCTGGAATTCCTTGACCTGGCCGAGAATCTGGGGTTCGCCCATGACCATGGAATCGAGGCCGGCGGCCACCTCCAGCAGACGGTGCGCCGCCTCGAGCCCGGTGGCGTGCTCCAGGTAGCGATCGGTGCGGACGTCCGCGCCGGCCAGACCGGCGAAGAGCGCCCGGACGGGGCCGCCGGCGTCACCGTCGCCCAGCTGCACGACATACAGCTCCGTGCGGTTGCAGGTGGACAGCGGGTACACCTCGGTGATGCCGGCCTGGCCGAGGAGCGGTGCCACGCGCCCCGCCAGCACGTCGTCCGTGAGCACCATCCGCTCGCGCAGCTCAACGGGGGTCTGCCGGAAGGTGAAGCCGTAGTAGCTGAGACGGATCATGCCGCTAAACCGTCCTCAGTGCGAGATGCCTTCGAAGGCGAACGCCATGACCACCAGGATGAACCCGGCGATACTCAGCAGGCTCAATGTCCGCCCCGAGGCGCGGGTGATCCGGCGCACCAACAGCCCGGTCAGGAACACCGCCAGGGTGAACCAGGTGGCGATGATGCGCGCATCCAGGCGCAGGTCGGCGGACGCCCGGATCTCGCGCATCCAGTTGAAGCCGGTGACGATCGCCACGGCCAGCAGGATCACGCCCAGCAGGCTGCCGTAGAGGTTCACCCGGTCCAGCTGCTCCAGCGACGTGAGCCGGCTGTAAAAGCGGCCGGGCCGCTTGCGGTGCAGCTCGCGGTAGAGCACGAGGTACAGTATGGCGCCGATGGTGGCGATGGCGAAGGAGGCGAAGGCGAACATGGAGCTGGAAACGTGGATTTCGAACCAGTGGCTGCGGTAGCGCGCCGGCAAATCCCCCGACGGGTGGAACCAGAGGAGGCCGATCACCTGGGCGACGCAAATGATCGGCGCGACGAACGCCCCCATGGACAAGTCGCGGGAGAACTTTTCGATGCAGACGTACGCCAGCGCGATGATGAACCCGGCGAACGACAGGGCGTCGCACAGCGTGGCGATGGGCAGGTAGCCCAGGTGGGCGATCCGCACCGCCAGCGCCGCCAGGTGCACCACCAAACCGGCCACGAGCATGCGCGCGGCCAGCAGCCCGCAGCGCCGCTCCACGGAGAAAAAATACTTGAGATAGAGGTATGCTGCGACGAGATACAGCGCGGTGAAGACGACCTGGGCGGTGAAGGTGAATGTGGTTATCATGGCGCATCCACAGTCCGAGCGCCATAGTCTGCCTCATTTCCGAACGGAGTGCAATCGCTATTGAGGTAGTGGCGCAAATACGAGCCCGTGGCGGAGCGGGGCGCGCCGGCCAGGCCCGCCAGCGGTCCGTCATAGACGACCGCGCCGCCCGCGGCGCCGCCGCCGGGGCCGAGGTCGATGACGTAATCGGCCTGGGCGATGAAGTCCAGGTTGTGCTCGATGGCAATCACCGTGTTGCCCGCATCCACCAAGTGGTGGATCAGGACGCAGAGGGTGTCGATGTCGGCGAAGTGGAGACCGGTGGTGGGCTCGTCCAGCAGGAACACGGCGTGGCGCAGCTGGCGGTCAAGCAGGTGTGCGCCCAGCTTGAGCCGCTGCTGCTCGCCGCCGGAGAGCGTGGGCGTGGGCTGGCCCAGGCGGATGTAGCCCATCCCCGTGTCGGCCAGCACCTGGAGCCGTCGCCGCAGGGCGGGGAAGTTACGGAACAGGTCCAGCGCCTCGGCGATGCTGAGCTCCAGCACGTCCGCGATGGAGAACCCCTGATAGCGGACCCGGAGCACGTCCCATGCGTAGCGCCGGCCCTGACACTGGCCGCAGGGTACGAACGAGTCGGGGAGGAACTTCATCTCCATCCGGACTTGGCCCATGCCGCCGCAGGCGGCACAGCGGCCGTCGCCGGTGTTGTAGCTGAAGTGGCTGGTGGTGAGCCCGCGCGCCTGGGCTTCGGGCAGCCGGGCGAAGAAGCGGCGGATCTCGTCGAACAGGCCGGTGTATGTGGCGGGGGTGGAGCGCGGCGTCCGGCCCACAGGGCTCTGATCCACGAAGTAGACGTGATCCACCGGGCCGCCGCGGAGCCGAAACGTGTCCACGTCGGGGTGCCGCCCCTGACCGCCCTGTGCTTGGGCGCGCAGCAGCGGATAGAGCGTGTCGGCCACGAGGCTGGACTTGCCGGAGCCGGACACCCCCGTTACGACAGTTAGGGCGGCGAACGGGAAAAACGCCCGGATGTTCTTCAGGTTGTGGGTCCGGACTCCCGCGAGCACGATGCCGTTTCGGCCGATCGCCCGGCGCCGAGCCGGCAGGCGCA
This sequence is a window from Acidobacteriota bacterium. Protein-coding genes within it:
- a CDS encoding tetratricopeptide repeat protein, coding for MKAVKTLLAVALVAVFCLAVGSVNLQAIPTWLIKGKIVDATTKQPIEGVEISLRDKAMNRLYSMKTNKEGEYLYRLPLGHYHMKVKVKGYIPQEFPDIAHPPVGDERVENFELQPGEGILASELTDEQRIEIEKQRAEYEANKDKIEEIKKVTGEVKKLFDEGIQLKDAGQYDAAIAKLQDALVKDPNQPNILGHLADCYYAKGSHDLAIETYTKALALNPTDANMLTNLGNAYVKKGMIPEAKASFEKAIQADPAHSDVNYYNVGVVMVNAGKNDDAIDAFRKCLAANANYAAAHYQLGMCLINKGDYAGAIQSLETYLKLDPSGSYAAMAKQMLPELKKLVK
- the queC gene encoding 7-cyano-7-deazaguanine synthase QueC; this encodes MAKYRATVTCVSGGMDSAVTAAEAARDSDALYFLHVNYGQRTEAKELACFQRLCDHFGARERLVAELPHLARIGGSSLVDTRIPVEPADLTRRRIPSSYVPFRNAQILSAAVSWAEALGAEAVYFGAVAEDGSGYPDCRPEFYRAFQELVRTGTRPETRIEVVTPVLHLRKSAIVRRGLELGTPFQFTWSCYCDSDAACGRCDSCALRLRGFREAGAADPIPYKNDGVRL
- the queD gene encoding 6-carboxytetrahydropterin synthase QueD, whose protein sequence is MWELTIRTDFSAAHQLRQYRGKCERLHGHNWEVEITVRCRELDTAGIGMDFTELRAAADRVLEQLDHTLLNELPAFATDNPSAENVARYIHRELGRLVNTDHCRVWRVTVFESRGCSAAYLEASDG
- the hutH gene encoding histidine ammonia-lyase; the encoded protein is MPQPILIDGEHLTLSDVCDAARRRRSVSWPAAVRGKVERARAVVDACVAEDRVVYGITTGFGKLSQVRISVDQLEALQANLIRSHAAGTGRPLSPEETRAALLIRANVMAKGFSGVRPVVVDTLLSMLARDILPVIPEKGSVGASGDLAPSAHLALVLMGEGEARYKGRVMPGGEALREAGIAPVTFQAKEGLAVLNGTHFMSAIGCLLADEIDYLLRSAAVVAAMTTDALVGTDTAFDPRIQAVRPHPGQVRAAAEIAALMAGSEIRLSHLDCDKVQDAYSLRCIPQVHGAVQDTLDHARAVLAREINAATDNPLVFAADAAVLSGGNFHGEPVAFALDFLAIAAAELASISERRLERLINPDLSGLPAFLAREPGLNSGFMIAQLTAVSLVAENKILAHPASVDSLPTSANKEDHVSLGMTAALKLRQVTENVRTVLAIELLAAAQALEFRRPLRSSDTLEAVLGALRKTVSFMDRDRNLSVDIAAAAQLIADRALPLPV
- the hemC gene encoding hydroxymethylbilane synthase, with product MKADARCIIRVGSRGSRLALAQTRHVVGTLAERHPEAAFEIVVIQTKGDVILDTPLAKIGDKGLFTKEIEQALLSGEADLAVHSLKDMPARLPDSLVLGAVPARVEAGDALVSPAAASIAALPAGACVGTSSLRRRAQLLHRRPDLAVEDLRGNVDTRLRKLRDGRYDAIILAAAGLIRLGLAGEITARIPVAEMVPAVGQGALALECRADDTAIRDLLAAVHHPPTDLAVTAERAFLAVLEGGCQVPMAAHATLDGGRLRLTGLIATLDGRRVLRHEADAPAEPAAAARLGQAVAGHLLDEGGREILAAILGGHIA
- a CDS encoding glutamyl-tRNA reductase, which encodes MIRLSYYGFTFRQTPVELRERMVLTDDVLAGRVAPLLGQAGITEVYPLSTCNRTELYVVQLGDGDAGGPVRALFAGLAGADVRTDRYLEHATGLEAAHRLLEVAAGLDSMVMGEPQILGQVKEFQDKARRHQLLGTVTERLLRTAIHAGKRAREETEIGQGAVSVSFAAVELARKIFGGFEHKTAALIGVGEMGALCARHLQAHGVHRLYLLNRTFERSVELARELTGIPVPIEELYATLAQSDIVVSATAAPGFVIQAGPFRETVAARRREILLVDIAIPRDIEPAVGDLAGVFLYDIDDLEGIVDANRRKREAEVDKVRLLIQEELDAFTRWLGSLDVTPTIVALRDRFESIRRRELDGYRHAPPQERELAERVTRAFMNKLLHAPVTRLKELPDESDKLRCSEVLNRLFDLEHPPADSEAHES
- the ccsA gene encoding cytochrome c biogenesis protein CcsA, with the protein product MITTFTFTAQVVFTALYLVAAYLYLKYFFSVERRCGLLAARMLVAGLVVHLAALAVRIAHLGYLPIATLCDALSFAGFIIALAYVCIEKFSRDLSMGAFVAPIICVAQVIGLLWFHPSGDLPARYRSHWFEIHVSSSMFAFASFAIATIGAILYLVLYRELHRKRPGRFYSRLTSLEQLDRVNLYGSLLGVILLAVAIVTGFNWMREIRASADLRLDARIIATWFTLAVFLTGLLVRRITRASGRTLSLLSIAGFILVVMAFAFEGISH